A genomic region of Saccopteryx bilineata isolate mSacBil1 chromosome 1, mSacBil1_pri_phased_curated, whole genome shotgun sequence contains the following coding sequences:
- the KLHL2 gene encoding kelch-like protein 2 isoform X2, whose protein sequence is MHACTDLLNKANTYAEQHFADVVLSEEFLNLGIEQVCSLISSDKLTISSEEKVFEAVIAWVNHDKDIRQEFMARLMEHVRLPLLPREYLVQRVEEEALVKNSSACKDYLIEAMKYHLLPTEQRILMKSVRTRLRTPMNLPKLMVVVGGQAPKAIRSVECYDFKEERWHQVAELPSRRCRAGMVYMAGLVFAVGGFNGSLRVRTVDSYDPVKDQWTSVANMRDRRSTLGAAVLNGLLYAVGGFDGSTGLSSVEAYNIKSNEWFHVAPMNTRRSSVGVGVVGGLLYAVGGYDGASRQCLSTVECYNATTNEWTYIAEMSTRRSGAGVGVLNNLLYAVGGHDGPLVRKSVEVYDPTTNTWRQVADMNMCRRNAGVCSVNGLLYVVGGDDGSCNLASVEYYNPTTDKWTVVSSCMSTGRSYAGVTVIDKPL, encoded by the exons AGCAACATTTTGCAGACGTCGTACTTAGTGAAGAATTTCTCAATCTCGGCATTGAGCAAGTGTGCAGCTTAATCTCAAGTGACAAACTTACCATATCCTCAGAAGAGaag GTATTTGAAGCAGTAATAGCTTGGGTGAACCATGACAAGGATATAAGGCAGGAATTTATGGCTCGGCTGATGGAACATGTACGGTTACCTTTGCTCCCGCGGGAATATTTAGTTCAG AGGGTGGAAGAGGAAGCATTGGTCAAGAACAGCAGTGCTTGCAAAGATTACCTCATTGAAGCCATGAAGTATCATTTGCTGCCAACAGAGCAGCGTATATTAATGAAGAGTGTCCGGACCCGACTGAGGACACCCATGAACCTTCCCAAA TTGATGGTGGTGGTTGGGGGCCAAGCACCAAAGGCTATCAGAAGTGTGGAATGCTACGACTTTAAAGAAGAAAGGTGGCACCAAGTAGCAGAACTGCCTTCCAGGAGATGCAGGGCAG GGATGGTCTATATGGCCGGGCTGGTCTTTGCTGTTGGTGGCTTTAATGGTTCCTTACGAGTCCGCACTGTAGATTCCTACGACCCCGTGAAAGATCAGTGGACCAGCGTTGCTAACATGCGAGACCGGAGAAGCACTTTGGGGGCTGCTGTATTAAATGGACTATTATATGCTGTGGGAGGCTTTGATGGGAGTACAG GTTTATCATCTGTGGAAGCATATAACATAAAGTCTAATGAGTGGTTTCACGTGGCTCCCATGAATACGAGGAGGAGCAGTGTTGGAGTTGGTGTTGTTGGAG GCTTGCTGTATGCTGTAGGGGGCTATGACGGAGCTTCACGTCAGTGTCTGAGCACGGTGGAATGCTATAACGCTACAACGAACGAGTGGACCTATATAGCAGAAATGAGTACCAGGCGGAGTGGAGCAG GTGTTGGTGTGTTAAACAACTTACTGTATGCTGTAGGGGGTCATGATGGCCCTTTAGTACGAAAAAGTGTTGAAGTTTATGATCCCACCACCAATACCTGGAGGCAAGTGGCAGATATGAACATGTGCAGAAGAAATGCAG GAGTTTGTTCCGTCAATGGTCTGTTATATGTAGTTGGAGGAGATGATGGTTCCTGTAACTTGGCGTCAGTAGAATATTATAACCCAACAACTGATAAATGGACAGTTGTGTCATCTTGCATGAGCACAGGGAGAAGTTATGCAG GGGTCACAGTTATTGATAAACCATTATGA